In Kogia breviceps isolate mKogBre1 chromosome 7, mKogBre1 haplotype 1, whole genome shotgun sequence, a single window of DNA contains:
- the PAFAH1B2 gene encoding platelet-activating factor acetylhydrolase IB subunit alpha2 — translation MSQGDSNPAAIPHAAEDIQGDDRWMSQHNRFVLDCKDKEPDVLFVGDSMVQLMQQYEIWRELFSPLHALNFGIGGDTTRHVLWRLKNGELENIKPKVIVVWVGTNNHENTAEEVAGGIEAIVQLINTRQPQAKIIVLGLLPRGEKPNPLRQKNAKVNQLLKVSLPKLANVQLLDTDGGFVHSDGAISCHDMFDFLHLTGGGYAKICKPLHELIMQLLEETPEEKQTTIA, via the exons ATGAGCCAAGGAGACTCAAACCCAGCAGCCATTCCACATGCAGCAGAAGATATTCAAGGAGATGACAGATGGATGTCTCAG CACAACAGATTTGTCCTGGACTGCAAAGACAAAGAGCCGGATGTCCTGTTCGTGGGGGACTCCATGGTGCAGTTGATGCAGCAGTATGAG ATATGGCGAGAGCTTTTTTCCCCACTTCATGCACTGAATTTTGGAATTGGGGGAGATACAACAAGACATGTTTTATGGAGACTAAAGAATGGAGAACTGGAGAATATTAAACCTAAG GTCATTGTTGTCTGGGTAGGAACAAACAACCATGAAAATACAGCAGAGGAAGTAGCAGGTGGAATCGAGGCCATCGTACAACTTATCAACACAAGGCAGCCACAGGCCAAAATCATTGTATTG GGTTTGTTACCTCGAGGTGAGAAGCCCAACCCTTTGAGGCAAAAGAATGCCAAGGTGAACCAGCTCCTCAAGGTTTCCCTGCCGAAGCTTGCCAATGTTCAGCTCCTGGATACAGATGGGGGCTTCGTGCACTCGGACGGTGCCATCTCCTGCCACGACATGTTTGATTTTCTGCATCTCACAGGAGGGGGCTACGCAAAGATCTGCAAACCCCTCCATGAACTGATCATGCAATTGTTGGAGGAAACACCTGAGGAAAAACAAACCACCATTGCCTGA